A region of Lycium barbarum isolate Lr01 chromosome 1, ASM1917538v2, whole genome shotgun sequence DNA encodes the following proteins:
- the LOC132599009 gene encoding pectin acetylesterase 8-like has product MMMAKTYPQVLLCLLICSLAIINTESHAKENVTSDEAYYVSKTIVQNAVSKGAVCLDGSPPAYHLEPGFGEAAGNWIVQLSGGAWCTSVTDCLGRSKSDIGSSKYMGSWWFTGIFSKNQSSNSEFYNWNKVFVRYCDGGAFTGNAESVDPATNLHFRGARIFEAVLEDLLAKGLKNAKNALLSGSSAGAYPTMLYCDRFRQLLPNTPRVKCMADSGYFIRVKDPHHAKAFTDIYTSLVTLHGAAKTLPKSCTSKMSPELCLFPENIQQDIKTPLFIANSAYDKFQINTTIANHVNGCIESGNCTASENKTFREFRSEFLAALPKADNPKLKGVFIDSFNHHSQNQFWWSPANVTTINNLTLTKAFADWYYDRNYTYVIDEHDLPISALGTLKAKQSAMSKSSVKYNASISLTSNF; this is encoded by the exons ATGATGATGGCCAAAACATATCCTCAAGTACTCTTATGTTTACTTATTTGTTCATTGGCCATTATCAACACTGAGTCACACGCAAAAGAAAATGTAACATCAGATGAGGCATATTATGTCTCAAAAACAATCGTTCAGAATGCCGTGTCAAAAGGAGCAG TATGCTTGGATGGATCACCTCCAGCATATCATTTAGAACCAGGATTTGGAGAAGCAGCTGGAAATTGGATTGTTCAACTTTCG GGAGGAGCATGGTGCACAAGCGTCACAGATTGTCTGGGACGTTCCAAATCCGATATTGGTTCATCAAAATATATGGGTTCATGGTGGTTTACAGGAATTTTTAGCAAGAATCAGAGTTCAAATTCAG AGTTCTACAATTGGAACAAAGTATTTGTTAGATACTGTGATGGTGGAGCATTCACCGGCAATGCCGAATCCGTTGATCCT gCTACCAATCTTCACTTCAGAGGTGCAAGAATTTTTGAGGCGGTATTGGAGGATCTGCTAGCAAAAGGATTAAAGAATGCGAAGAAT GCCCTTCTTAGCGGAAGTTCTGCGGGAGCATATCCAACAATGTTATACTGCGATCGCTTTCGTCAATTATTGCCAAATACTCCTAGAGTGAAATGCATGGCTGATTCTGGTTATTTTATTCGTGT GAAGGATCCTCATCATGCAAAAGCTTTTACAGATATTTATACATCACTTGTTACTTTACAT GGAGCGGCCAAAACGTTACCTAAATCATGCACTTCAAAAATGAGTCCAGAATTG TGCTTGTTCCCAGAGAACATTCAACAAGATATCAAGACACCACTTTTCATTGCCAATTCAGCATATGATAAATTTCAG ATAAACACTACTATAGCCAATCATGTTAACGGTTGCATTGAAAGTGGAAATTGCACTGCCAGTGAGAACAAAACCTTCAGAG AGTTTAGGTCGGAATTTTTAGCTGCTTTGCCCAAAGCAGATAATCCTAAATTAAAGGGAGTTTTCATTGACTCTTTCAATCATCATAGCCAGAACCAATTTTGGTGGTCTCCTGCAAATGTCACCACGATTAACAACTTG ACTCTAACAAAGGCATTTGCTGATTGGTACTATGATCGAAATTACACCTATGTCATAGATGAGCATGACTTGCCAATCTCTGCTCTAGGAACGCTTAAAGCCAAGCAGAGTGCAATGTCTAAAAGTTCTGTAAAATACAATGCAAGTATTTCATTGACATCAAATTTCTGA